From the Kitasatospora atroaurantiaca genome, the window CGCACTGCTCGGCGACCCGCGCTTCGTGCAGGTCCTCGATGCCGTGCAGGAGGGCGAACTGGTCTACGTCATCCGCGAGTGGCTCCCCGGCGCCACCGATCTGGCGCAGCTGCTCGCCGACGGGCCCATGGAGCCCTACAACGCCTACCAGATGGCACGTCAGGTCACCGACGCCATCGCCGCCGCGCACCGCCGCGGCCAGGCCCACCTGCGCCTCACCCCCAGGTGCGTCCTGCGGACCGAGACCGGCCAGTACCGGATCAACGGCATCGCCGTCGAGGCCGCACTCCGAGGGCTCCCCGACGAGGCCGCCGCCGTTGCCGACACCCGCGCGATCGGCGCCCTGCTGTACGCGGCGCTGACGCACCGTTGGCCGTACCCCGAGGACCGGTACGACCTCCAGGGGCTGCCCAGGAGCCTCGGCTGTGTGCCCCCCGACCAGGTCAAGGCGGGCGTCCACAAGGGTCTCTCGGAGATCGCCGCACGTGCCCTGTGCGAGCACCCGCCGCACCACCAGAACCCGATCACCAGCCCCGAGCAGCTGGCCAAGGCGATCGCGCTGATGCCGAAGATCCGTCAGCCCGAGCCGCCCGCACCGCCCGCCTTCACCCCGCCCCGCTACACCCCGCCCCGGGCCGCACAGACCCGCTCCACCCACTCCCACCCCACCCAGACGCTTCCCCCCGCCCCGCTCGCCACCGAGGTCCGGCCGCGGCCGCGCCGCCGTATGCGCAGGCTGCTCAAGTGGACCGCCTCGACCGTGGCCCTGGCAGCCATCGGCGTCGCCTCCTGGCAGCTGGTCACCCACCTGAACGGCTCCAAGGACAAGGCCACCAGCCACCCCGGGACCGTTCAGACCTCCTCGGCGCCGAGCGTCGCAGTGCCCGGCCACCCGCTCACGATCGCCGGCGTCCAGCAGTTCAACGCGCTCGGGGACGGGCCGGAGCACGCCGAGGAGGCCGCCCGGGCCATCGACGGCGACCCCGCGACCGTCTGGCAGACCTCGGCGTACAACGACGACCTCGGCGGCTCCTTCAAGGAAGGCACCGGCCTCCTGGTCGACCTCGGCTCGGTGCAGCAGGTCGGCTCGGTCCATGTGCAGTTCCTCGGGAACACCAAGGTCGAACTGCGGGCCGCGCCCAAGGACGCAACCGCTCCCCCGGTCAGCAAGTCCGGACTCAACAGCCTCGGCACGGCGGTCGCCAAGAACTCGGGCACCGAGGTCGACCTCAACCCCGAGCACCCGCTGACCACGCGCTACCTCTTGATCTGGCTGACCAGCATCCCCAAGGATGGGGACGGCCGTTACCGGGGTCAGATCGCCGAGATCAAGGTCACGGGCTGACCCGACCGCGCGAGGGGGTGGACATGGCGGAGGAGCGATCGGACGCCGAGCTGATGGCCCGGCACACCGCCGGTGACCCGGAGGCCTTCGGTGTCCTCGTCCACCGCCACCGCGACCGGCTCTGGGCCGTCGCGCTCCGCACCCTGGGCGACCGCGAGGAGGCCGCCGACGCCCTGCAGGACGCGCTGGTGTCCGCGTTCCGCGCCGCCCACACCTTCCAGGGGCGGTCGGCCGTCACCACCTGGCTGCACCGGATCGTCGTCAACGCCTGCCTCGACCGGGCCCGCCGCGCCGCCGGCCGGCAGGCGGGCTCGCTGGACGAGAACCCGCAGCACCTGGACTCCGCGCTCGGCAGCGCCGAGCCGACCGAGGCCGTGGTCGTCCGGGCGGAGCTCCAGCGTGAGATCACCGCCTCCCTCGCGACCCTCCCCGTCGAGCAGCGCGCCGCGCTGGTCCTGGTCGACATGCAGGGGTACGGCGTTGCGGAGGCGGCCGAGCTGCTCGGGGTGCCGGTCGGCACCGTCAAGAGCCGCTGTGCGCGAGGCCGGGCCAAGCTGCTGCCGCTCGTACGTCACCTGCGGGCGGACGGCGGCACGTCGGTTTCACGTGAAACACCGGACGGCCGTGAAACACCGGACGGCGCTGTTTCACGTGAAACAGCACCGCCGCCCCGCGAGCCGGGGAACCCACCCGGCACCCGCGCCGTCCCAGGAGAGGGCTCCAAGCTCCCCCGTCAGGTCCTGGAAGGAGATGTGACTTCGCGATGACGTCCCGCACCCCCTCCTGGCCCACCGCCGACGGCTCGGACCCGCACCCCGGCATCGACCTGCTGGCCGACCTCTCCGAGGAGCTCACCGACCCGGCTGATCTCCCGGCCCTCCGGCAGCACCTCGCCGACTGCGCGGAGTGCGCCGACACCTACGCCGCCCTCGCCGAGGTACGGGAGCTCCTCAGCAGCACGGAGACTCCCCCGATGCCGGCCGACGTGGCCGAGCGGATCGACGCCGCCCTGGCGGTGGGGGCGGCACCCGTCGAGGCCGCCCGGTTGACCCGCAACGCCGTCTCCGCCCCGCCGAGCCGCACCACCCACTCCACCGGCCCCGGCACCCTCACCGGCAGCGGCCCCGGTCGGCGCCGACGGAGGCGTGGCCGCATCCTCCTGGGTGCGGCGGCTCTGGCCGCGACCCTCACGCTGGGCGTGCTGGTGGTCCAGCAGAGCCACCCCGGAGGCGGCGGCGACGCGACGGCCACGGCCGCCAACGGAGGCGTGGCCAAGCAGCACCCGGCCCTCGCCCAGGGCGGCCCGGTCTACCGCGAGGACCACCTCGGCGAACAGATCCGGCAACTGCTCTCCGCCGCCAAGCCCACCCCGGAGGCCCAGACCTACGGCGTCCAGCCCAGGACCGGAGACTCCAGCGCCGCCGCCCGCACCGAGGTGCCAAGCTGCCTCCCCGCCGCCACCGGCCACACCACCGAGACACCTCTCGCCGTCGGCTCCGGCCGCTACGGGACGGAGGCCGTCACCGCCCTGGTGTACCCGCTCGCGGACCAGCCCGGCCAGGTCGACGTCTACCTGGTGACCCCCGACTGCCCGGGCGCCACCGTCCTGCTTCACCGCACCGTCCCGACCCACTGACTGCCCCGTCCCACTCGCCACCTCTCCCCGCCCCTTCCCCCGGCCCACTCTGCGGGCGCCTGCTGCACGGAGGCTCGGGAATGAGCGACACTGGTGAGTCGTTGTCCCGGGCGGCGGAGCAGGACCGCCCTCCCCGCCAATGTGCGGGTCGCGATGCGAACCAGGAGATGCAGTGAGCGACGTCCGTAACGTGATCATCATCGGCTCCGGCCCCGCCGGGTACACGGCTGCGCTCTACACCGCCCGAGCCTCCCTCAAGCCTCTGGTCTTCGAGGGAGCGGTGACGGCCGGCGGTGCCCTGATGAACACCACCGAGGTCGAGAACTTCCCCGGTTTCCGGGAAGGCATCATGGGCCCCGAGCTGATGGACAACATGCGTGCCCAGGCCGAGCGGTTCGGCGCCGAGCTCGTGCCGGACGACATCGTCGCCGTCGACCTGACCGGTGACATCAAGACCGTGACCGACTCCGAGGGCACGGTCCACCGGGCCCGCGCCGTGATCGTCACCACCGGCTCGCAGCACCGCAAGCTGGGCCTGCCCCGCGAGGACGCGCTCTCGGGCCGGGGGGTCTCCTGGTGCGCCACCTGCGACGGCTTCTTCTTCCGCGACCAGGACATCGCCGTGGTCGGCGGCGGCGACACCGCGCTCGAGGAGGCGACCTTCCTC encodes:
- a CDS encoding protein kinase family protein; translated protein: MADGTKAVVDTSVADEAALAMALGDIPDDTPDDQPGDALEDTPGDAPGDTPAENATDAENAMDVEEATGAKTDPEDAAAAEIKAASDADPETETETATGTGTDTDTDTDTEENVEAGETADPEEPAEATAPLSATEIAAELAAGAAGRAAAKKSATPESAPSPAAGKTPDKALDKALDKLAPADPDTGALPVVLPAPLRHSGDKIAGRYRLEECITQAETFSSWRAVDEKLRRAVGVHLLAAGHQRAKSVLAAAKAAALLGDPRFVQVLDAVQEGELVYVIREWLPGATDLAQLLADGPMEPYNAYQMARQVTDAIAAAHRRGQAHLRLTPRCVLRTETGQYRINGIAVEAALRGLPDEAAAVADTRAIGALLYAALTHRWPYPEDRYDLQGLPRSLGCVPPDQVKAGVHKGLSEIAARALCEHPPHHQNPITSPEQLAKAIALMPKIRQPEPPAPPAFTPPRYTPPRAAQTRSTHSHPTQTLPPAPLATEVRPRPRRRMRRLLKWTASTVALAAIGVASWQLVTHLNGSKDKATSHPGTVQTSSAPSVAVPGHPLTIAGVQQFNALGDGPEHAEEAARAIDGDPATVWQTSAYNDDLGGSFKEGTGLLVDLGSVQQVGSVHVQFLGNTKVELRAAPKDATAPPVSKSGLNSLGTAVAKNSGTEVDLNPEHPLTTRYLLIWLTSIPKDGDGRYRGQIAEIKVTG
- the sigM gene encoding RNA polymerase sigma factor SigM codes for the protein MAEERSDAELMARHTAGDPEAFGVLVHRHRDRLWAVALRTLGDREEAADALQDALVSAFRAAHTFQGRSAVTTWLHRIVVNACLDRARRAAGRQAGSLDENPQHLDSALGSAEPTEAVVVRAELQREITASLATLPVEQRAALVLVDMQGYGVAEAAELLGVPVGTVKSRCARGRAKLLPLVRHLRADGGTSVSRETPDGRETPDGAVSRETAPPPREPGNPPGTRAVPGEGSKLPRQVLEGDVTSR
- a CDS encoding anti-sigma factor family protein, translated to MTSRTPSWPTADGSDPHPGIDLLADLSEELTDPADLPALRQHLADCAECADTYAALAEVRELLSSTETPPMPADVAERIDAALAVGAAPVEAARLTRNAVSAPPSRTTHSTGPGTLTGSGPGRRRRRRGRILLGAAALAATLTLGVLVVQQSHPGGGGDATATAANGGVAKQHPALAQGGPVYREDHLGEQIRQLLSAAKPTPEAQTYGVQPRTGDSSAAARTEVPSCLPAATGHTTETPLAVGSGRYGTEAVTALVYPLADQPGQVDVYLVTPDCPGATVLLHRTVPTH
- the trxB gene encoding thioredoxin-disulfide reductase translates to MSDVRNVIIIGSGPAGYTAALYTARASLKPLVFEGAVTAGGALMNTTEVENFPGFREGIMGPELMDNMRAQAERFGAELVPDDIVAVDLTGDIKTVTDSEGTVHRARAVIVTTGSQHRKLGLPREDALSGRGVSWCATCDGFFFRDQDIAVVGGGDTALEEATFLSRFARSVTVIHRRDTLRASKAMQERAFADPKISFAWDSAVEEIHGDPKLTGVTLRDTTTGEKRELPVTGLFIAIGHDPRTDLFTGQLDLDAEGYLKVEAPSTRTNIPGVFAAGDVVDHTYRQAITAAGTGCSAALDAERYLASLADLEAQAAVVAV